The DNA window GCCCGCCCGCGCGGAGCGGGGACCGGTCCTGCAGCCGCGGCGGGCCCGGTATCAGCCGCCGCCGCCCAACACCACGGGGCGTCCAAGCCGCGATTCCCTGCCCGACGCGCTGCTCCGCCGCGTCAAGCAGTTCTCGGGCCGGCTCTCCACCGAGGCGATCGCCTCGATGCAGGACCAGCTCCCGTTCTTCGCCGACCTCGACGCCGAACAGCGCGCGAGCGTCCAGATGATCGTCCAGCGGTCGGTCGTCAACTTCCTCGAATGGCTCACGGACTCCGACAGCGACATCCGGTACACGATCGACGCCTTCCAGGTGATCCCGCAGGATCTGGCACGGCGGTTGACGCTGCGCCAGACGGTCGACATGGTGCGGGTGGCGATGGAGTTCTTCGAGCAGCGGCTGCCGGCGCTGGCCCGCAACGACCGGCAGCTCGTGGCGCTCACCGAGTCGATCCTGCGCTACGGCCGTGAGCTCGGCTTCGCGGCGGCTTCGGTGTACGCGAGCGCGGCCGAGTCCCGCGGCGCGTGGGACACCCGACTCGAGGCGCTCGTCGTCGACGCGGTGGTTCGCGGCGACACCGGTTCGGACCTGCAGTCCCGCGCCGCGACCCTCAACTGGGACGCCACCGCCTCCGCGACGGTGATCGTGGGCGCTCCCCCACCCGAGGAGAGCGTGTCGGTCATCGGCACCGTGCACACCACCGCGCAGAAGCACGGCCGCGCCGCGCTCGCGGTGGTGCAGGGCGAGCGCCTGGTGATGGTGGTCAGCGGCGAGTTGGGCAGTGACAAGGCGTCCCGCGAGTTCATGAACGAGCTGCTCGAGAGCTTCTCCGAGGGTCCCGTCGTGATCGGACCGACCACTCCCAGCCTCGGCGCGGCGCACTTCAGTGCGGTCGAGGCGCTGGCCGGGATGGAGGCCGTGGTGGGGTGGCGGGGCGCCCCCCGGCCGGTGTTCGCGGCCGAACTCCTGCCCGAACGGGCACTGCTCGGCGACACCGCCGCGGTCGCGGCTCTGAACGAGCGTTTGATCCATCCGCTGTCGGGCTCCGGCACCGCGCTCGCGGACACCCTCGACGCGTACCTGGACTCCGGCGGCGCCGTGGAGGCCTGCGCCCGTCAGCTGTTTGTTCATCCAAATACCGTCCGGTACCGGTTGAAGCGCATTTCCGAGATCACCGGCCGCGATCCCACGAATCCACGAGACGCGTACGTGCTCCGTGTCGCAGCCACAGTGGGCCGACTTGCCCAAACGCGCGTTCAAACGTCGACTTCGGACACTTCCGTCACAAATGTCACATTCCGGAAGGCCGGGGCGTAACGCTGCAGCGCCCAAATTCGATGGCGTTCGCCGACGTGCATTTTTGTGGGGAACCTACAAAACACGTGTCCAGAGTTCATCCCAGACGACATCTCGCGTCGGTCCACCGAGGGTGTTCCCTTGAATGCGTGATTTCGTTGCTAGCCCCGGGTCAGGGCTCCCAGACTCCCGGCATGCTGAGCCCCTGGCTCGAATTGCCGGGCGCACACGATCGCGTGGCGTTGTGGTCCAAGGCCTCCGGCCTCGACCTCGTGCGACTCGGTACCACCGCATCGGCCGACGAGATCACGGACACCGCCGTGACGCAGCCGCTGGTGGTGGCCGCCGCACTCCTCGCCTACGAGGAACTCGAACGCCGGGGCCTGGTCCCGGACGACACCGTCGTCGCCGGTCATTCCGTCGGCGAACTGGCCGCGGCGGCAGCGGCCGGGGTCATCTCCGCCGACGACGCGGTGCGGCTCGCCGCGATCCGCGGCGGCGAGATGGCGAAGGCCTGCGCGCTCGAACCCACGGGCATGTCCGCCGTCCTCGGCGGGGACGAGACCGCCGTCCTGGACCGCCTCGACGAACTCGATCTCACGCCGGCCAACCGCAATGCGGCCGGACAAATCGTCGCGGCGGGGCGACTCGATGCCCTCGAGCAGCTCGCCGCGAACCCGCCCGAGAAGGCCCGCGTGCGGGCCCTTCCGGTGGCGGGCGCTTTTCACACTCGTTTCATGGCGCCCGCTCAGGACGCCGTGGCCGAGGCCGCGTCGCGGATCACACCCCACGATCCGGTGCGCACGCTGCTCTCCAACGCGGACGGCGCGCCGGTGACCTCCGGTGCCGACGCCCTGACTAAGCTGGCCGCGCAGGTGACCCGACCTGTGCGCTGGGACCTGTGTACCGCAAG is part of the Rhodococcus sp. SGAir0479 genome and encodes:
- a CDS encoding PucR family transcriptional regulator, whose product is MAADPPDTSSSSSHQPARAERGPVLQPRRARYQPPPPNTTGRPSRDSLPDALLRRVKQFSGRLSTEAIASMQDQLPFFADLDAEQRASVQMIVQRSVVNFLEWLTDSDSDIRYTIDAFQVIPQDLARRLTLRQTVDMVRVAMEFFEQRLPALARNDRQLVALTESILRYGRELGFAAASVYASAAESRGAWDTRLEALVVDAVVRGDTGSDLQSRAATLNWDATASATVIVGAPPPEESVSVIGTVHTTAQKHGRAALAVVQGERLVMVVSGELGSDKASREFMNELLESFSEGPVVIGPTTPSLGAAHFSAVEALAGMEAVVGWRGAPRPVFAAELLPERALLGDTAAVAALNERLIHPLSGSGTALADTLDAYLDSGGAVEACARQLFVHPNTVRYRLKRISEITGRDPTNPRDAYVLRVAATVGRLAQTRVQTSTSDTSVTNVTFRKAGA
- a CDS encoding ACP S-malonyltransferase, translated to MISLLAPGQGSQTPGMLSPWLELPGAHDRVALWSKASGLDLVRLGTTASADEITDTAVTQPLVVAAALLAYEELERRGLVPDDTVVAGHSVGELAAAAAAGVISADDAVRLAAIRGGEMAKACALEPTGMSAVLGGDETAVLDRLDELDLTPANRNAAGQIVAAGRLDALEQLAANPPEKARVRALPVAGAFHTRFMAPAQDAVAEAASRITPHDPVRTLLSNADGAPVTSGADALTKLAAQVTRPVRWDLCTASLRAAQVSAIAELPPAGTLIGIAKREMRGTPTAALKESGDFSALTEFTEAG